Proteins from a single region of candidate division WOR-3 bacterium:
- a CDS encoding DUF2007 domain-containing protein — MALVVVHRPADEFMAQSIKDLLEQNGIPAMMHSFQIPAHDGIAQVMRPSWGEVLVEEEDLERAKELVEGFLAEDSRLMQGYEDAGGSGRTVEPTDEAKGCGHAGESGNRQSGVEDSE; from the coding sequence ATGGCTCTTGTTGTTGTCCATCGGCCCGCGGATGAGTTCATGGCCCAGAGTATCAAGGACCTTCTGGAGCAGAACGGAATTCCGGCAATGATGCATTCGTTTCAGATCCCGGCCCACGACGGCATTGCGCAGGTGATGAGACCTTCGTGGGGAGAGGTGCTGGTCGAGGAGGAAGACCTTGAGCGGGCAAAGGAACTTGTCGAGGGATTCTTGGCTGAGGATTCGAGACTGATGCAAGGATACGAAGATGCCGGTGGTTCAGGCCGGACAGTCGAGCCGACGGACGAAGCGAAGGGATGTGGACACGCCGGGGAGTCCGGAAACCGGCAGTCCGGAGTTGAGGACAGTGAGTAG
- a CDS encoding pyrimidine dimer DNA glycosylase/endonuclease V: MRLWSIHPKYLDRTGLVALWREALLAQAVLRGRTRGYRHHPQLERFRKHPRPRLAIAEYLRAVWKEAVRRGYRFDRHKLSPRHRVERIPIATGQVEYEFLLLKQKVRRRDRRWYRMMPRIRTPAVHPLFRVVSGGVADWERMLGRVWRSARG; the protein is encoded by the coding sequence ATGCGGCTCTGGAGCATTCACCCGAAATACCTTGATCGCACCGGTTTGGTTGCCTTGTGGCGCGAGGCGCTATTGGCCCAGGCGGTTCTTCGGGGCAGGACAAGGGGATACCGGCATCATCCGCAACTGGAGCGATTCAGAAAACATCCGCGGCCCAGGCTGGCAATAGCCGAATATCTACGGGCCGTGTGGAAGGAGGCGGTTAGGCGGGGGTATCGGTTTGATCGGCACAAGTTGAGCCCGCGGCACAGGGTGGAAAGGATTCCGATTGCAACCGGGCAGGTAGAATACGAGTTTCTTCTGCTGAAACAGAAAGTAAGGCGACGAGACCGGCGCTGGTATCGGATGATGCCTAGAATCCGCACACCCGCAGTTCACCCGCTGTTTCGTGTGGTAAGTGGTGGAGTGGCGGACTGGGAGCGAATGCTGGGCCGGGTTTGGCGAAGCGCGCGGGGTTGA
- a CDS encoding DUF523 and DUF1722 domain-containing protein produces MGSQPVTIRPRVVFSRCLTFDHCRYNGQIIASEAVALLKKFCECVTPCPEVDIGLGVPREPIRIVRTDTGLRLVQPATGQDITEKMEEYAHRFLDKLGPVDGFVLKGRSPSCGLSDVKLFAYAGKSSPLPGKVAGFFGRAVLERFPDSAVEDEGRLLNFTLREHFLTRIYLSCRFRQLPRTMGALVQFHAENKLLLLGYNQTKMRELGRLVANFEHRPVKIVYEAYAKGLAKAVAKPPRPQSAVNVLEHALGYFKDRLSPAEKRFSREAIVNYRAGRVPLSVPQTIVRAYIVRFGEEYLAQQSFFRPYPQELALISDSGKGRDL; encoded by the coding sequence ATGGGTTCTCAACCGGTAACAATCCGTCCCCGAGTCGTCTTCAGCCGGTGCCTGACCTTTGACCATTGCCGGTACAACGGCCAGATAATCGCAAGCGAGGCAGTGGCACTGCTGAAGAAATTCTGCGAATGTGTGACGCCCTGCCCAGAGGTTGACATCGGCCTGGGCGTGCCGCGTGAGCCGATACGCATCGTCCGGACGGACACAGGGCTCAGGCTGGTACAGCCGGCAACCGGCCAGGACATTACCGAGAAAATGGAGGAGTACGCGCACAGGTTTCTTGATAAGCTTGGGCCGGTGGACGGGTTCGTGCTGAAGGGCAGGAGTCCGAGCTGCGGGCTGTCGGATGTGAAGCTGTTCGCCTATGCGGGCAAGAGTTCGCCGTTACCGGGCAAGGTTGCCGGTTTCTTTGGCCGGGCAGTGCTGGAGCGATTTCCGGATAGCGCGGTCGAAGATGAGGGCAGGCTGTTGAACTTTACCCTGCGGGAGCATTTTCTTACGCGCATTTACCTTTCGTGCCGTTTCCGTCAACTGCCGCGCACGATGGGCGCACTTGTGCAGTTTCACGCCGAGAACAAGTTACTGCTGCTGGGCTACAATCAGACCAAGATGCGGGAGCTGGGCAGGCTGGTGGCAAACTTCGAACACCGGCCGGTGAAAATTGTCTATGAGGCGTATGCCAAAGGACTGGCTAAGGCAGTTGCCAAGCCGCCGCGACCGCAGTCAGCAGTGAACGTGCTCGAACATGCGCTCGGATACTTCAAGGATCGGTTGAGTCCGGCGGAGAAGCGGTTCAGTCGCGAGGCAATAGTCAACTATCGTGCAGGCCGCGTGCCTTTGTCGGTGCCGCAGACGATTGTCCGGGCGTACATCGTCCGGTTCGGCGAGGAATACCTTGCGCAGCAGAGTTTCTTTCGGCCGTATCCGCAGGAGCTGGCCCTGATTTCTGACTCGGGTAAAGGAAGGGACTTGTGA
- a CDS encoding tryptophan-rich sensory protein, with product MCTGMVFALMAAALPLVESIVDSVFARRAGMATRYQSASYLADYHYWERDSRGRLLREETCRRRVYAGTGQTQVEFLEVTLNGRRVDGRNRERLIAALRRKGLVQDEAMMPFFRDTKHVYRYELLGEDTCLERSAWVLGFMPVRKSQQTVEGRAFIDKENYDVLAMEFRPAKLPWVCAGTKMKLWCAILVTVILFFRVSRAAGILMLPYIGWVSFASALNAGIWVLNR from the coding sequence ATGTGCACCGGGATGGTTTTCGCGCTGATGGCGGCAGCGTTGCCGTTGGTGGAGAGTATCGTTGACAGCGTGTTCGCGAGAAGGGCAGGGATGGCGACTCGCTACCAGAGTGCGAGCTATCTGGCAGATTATCACTACTGGGAGCGCGACAGCAGGGGCAGGTTGTTGCGGGAGGAAACGTGTCGCCGACGTGTGTATGCTGGTACCGGTCAGACGCAGGTAGAGTTTCTTGAGGTGACGCTGAACGGCAGGAGGGTGGATGGCCGGAACAGGGAGCGGTTGATAGCGGCGCTCCGGCGCAAGGGGTTGGTGCAGGATGAGGCGATGATGCCGTTTTTCCGCGACACTAAGCATGTCTATCGTTATGAGCTTTTGGGTGAGGATACTTGTCTGGAGCGGTCGGCCTGGGTGCTTGGGTTCATGCCGGTGCGAAAGTCGCAGCAGACCGTCGAGGGTCGGGCATTCATTGATAAGGAGAATTACGATGTGCTGGCAATGGAGTTCAGGCCGGCAAAGTTGCCCTGGGTGTGTGCGGGAACCAAAATGAAGCTGTGGTGTGCGATACTTGTCACCGTGATTCTGTTCTTCCGCGTGTCAAGAGCGGCCGGTATTCTGATGCTGCCGTACATCGGCTGGGTAAGCTTCGCTAGTGCCCTGAATGCGGGAATATGGGTTCTCAACCGGTAA
- a CDS encoding N-6 DNA methylase encodes MPSPKSKTQNRPRSPLNPKSKTQNPKLLASPASVNSAVKSICDIMRRSNCAGAMQYVPELTWILFLRILDEREQREAIEAEALSVPFTPSLKPPYRWRDWAAPDGKKRKALVEGATNAFYDFVNRDLIPHLKALKDKPNATPRQKVISEIFSGVERTRIDTERNLLDVLDKVNELSHETVDQTHVFALSQVYEGLLLKMGEKNNDGGQFFTPREVIRVLVRGIDPKVGETVYDPCCGTGGFLAETYAHIRARLGENVTADQMDILKRRTFFGREKDNTIYPIALANLVLHEIDEPHIWHGNTLTGQEIYGGLFTGAPSLYDVILMNPPFGGKESKEAQTRFAYRTSATQVLFLQHVIDSLKPGGRAGIVLDEGVLFRTNENAFVQTKRKLLDECDLWAIISLPPGTFINAGAGVKANLLFFTKGRPTEKVWYYDISDVKVTKKKPLTRDRFEDFFRLLPQRGESERSWTVTREELEKRGLDLKAVNPNRKVVEDTRTPEQLLDAIEEQGRLVAEAVARLRSLSRNSKQEGQ; translated from the coding sequence ATGCCTAGTCCAAAATCCAAAACCCAGAATCGTCCTCGTTCCCCTCTCAATCCAAAATCCAAAACCCAAAATCCAAAACTCCTAGCCTCTCCCGCTTCGGTCAATTCCGCTGTGAAGTCCATCTGCGACATTATGCGCCGGTCGAATTGCGCCGGTGCGATGCAGTACGTGCCGGAGCTGACCTGGATTCTTTTCCTGCGGATTCTGGATGAGCGCGAACAGCGCGAGGCGATTGAGGCCGAGGCGCTGTCCGTGCCGTTCACGCCGTCTTTGAAACCACCCTACCGCTGGCGCGACTGGGCCGCGCCCGACGGAAAGAAGCGTAAGGCGCTGGTGGAAGGCGCGACCAACGCATTCTACGACTTCGTGAACCGGGACCTGATTCCACACCTGAAAGCGCTGAAGGACAAGCCGAACGCCACCCCGCGGCAGAAGGTTATCTCGGAAATCTTCTCCGGCGTGGAGCGCACGCGAATTGATACCGAGCGGAACCTCCTGGACGTGCTAGACAAGGTGAACGAGCTGTCGCACGAGACGGTTGACCAGACCCACGTGTTCGCCTTGTCTCAGGTGTATGAAGGTCTTTTGCTCAAGATGGGCGAGAAGAACAATGACGGCGGCCAGTTTTTCACACCGCGCGAGGTTATCCGGGTGCTGGTGCGCGGAATAGACCCGAAGGTAGGAGAAACGGTGTACGACCCGTGTTGCGGAACCGGCGGATTCCTGGCCGAGACCTACGCGCACATCCGGGCCCGCCTGGGCGAGAACGTCACCGCTGACCAGATGGATATCCTCAAACGTAGAACCTTCTTTGGCCGGGAGAAGGACAACACCATTTATCCGATTGCGCTTGCCAATCTGGTCCTGCACGAGATTGACGAACCGCACATCTGGCACGGCAATACCCTGACCGGACAGGAAATATATGGCGGTCTGTTTACCGGAGCGCCTTCCCTGTACGATGTCATCCTGATGAATCCGCCATTCGGCGGGAAGGAGAGCAAAGAGGCTCAGACCCGTTTTGCTTACAGAACCAGCGCCACGCAGGTGCTGTTTCTCCAGCATGTAATTGACTCCCTGAAGCCGGGCGGGCGCGCCGGTATCGTGCTGGATGAAGGTGTGCTCTTCCGCACCAACGAGAACGCTTTCGTGCAGACCAAGCGGAAGCTATTGGACGAGTGCGACCTTTGGGCCATCATCAGCCTGCCGCCGGGCACGTTCATCAACGCGGGTGCGGGCGTGAAGGCGAACCTATTGTTCTTCACTAAGGGCAGGCCGACCGAGAAAGTCTGGTACTACGACATCTCGGACGTGAAGGTGACAAAGAAGAAGCCCTTGACCCGGGACCGGTTCGAGGACTTCTTTCGGCTTCTGCCCCAGCGGGGCGAGAGCGAGAGGAGCTGGACCGTGACGCGGGAGGAACTGGAGAAACGTGGGCTCGACTTGAAGGCGGTGAACCCGAACCGCAAAGTCGTGGAAGATACCCGCACGCCGGAGCAATTGCTGGACGCGATTGAAGAACAGGGCAGGCTCGTGGCCGAGGCAGTGGCGCGACTGCGGAGCCTGTCGCGAAACAGCAAGCAGGAGGGTCAATGA
- a CDS encoding Fic family protein, which yields MAYVPAFEVTARLVALIEEIAALRARVLAATVQVPWIPRLQQDARVRNTHSSTAIEGNPLTQEQVRDLAQGRDVPAIADRSRQEVLNYFAALRYIETHAAKRRLVHRDILRLHLIACRGVMDQGQEGAYRRIQVWVGPHKPPPPEQVEPLMSDLLDWWNGSARDWSAVISSPIVHHRFEDIHPFGDGNGRVGRLLSLWELYRRGFDTHHIFSVDEYFWEDRPRYYEALREVGRQGGNLTGWLEYCATGLRLVLERVWLRIQRLAADQSTEKVVLRPKQEQLLALLRDRQAMSPREIREALGVSKQGALDLLKPLVAAGLVKRSGTRRSGKYLLR from the coding sequence GTGGCATACGTACCGGCGTTTGAGGTAACGGCGCGGTTGGTTGCGCTCATTGAGGAAATCGCCGCACTGCGGGCAAGGGTGCTGGCCGCAACCGTGCAGGTGCCGTGGATTCCCCGGCTTCAGCAAGACGCAAGGGTGAGAAACACGCACAGTTCGACTGCCATCGAGGGGAATCCTTTGACTCAGGAGCAGGTACGTGACCTCGCGCAAGGCCGTGACGTTCCGGCCATTGCGGACCGTTCGCGGCAGGAGGTGCTGAACTACTTCGCGGCCCTGCGTTACATCGAGACGCACGCGGCCAAGCGCCGGCTCGTGCACCGGGACATTCTACGGCTTCATCTAATTGCCTGCCGGGGTGTGATGGACCAGGGCCAGGAGGGCGCATATCGCCGCATCCAGGTATGGGTTGGGCCGCACAAGCCGCCGCCACCCGAGCAAGTTGAACCTCTGATGTCCGACCTTTTGGACTGGTGGAACGGCTCGGCGCGGGACTGGTCTGCGGTCATTTCGTCCCCCATCGTGCATCATCGTTTCGAGGACATTCATCCATTCGGCGACGGCAATGGCCGGGTCGGCCGGCTTCTTTCCCTGTGGGAGCTTTATCGCCGCGGTTTCGACACGCATCACATCTTTTCGGTGGACGAGTACTTCTGGGAGGACCGACCGCGTTACTACGAGGCCCTGCGTGAGGTCGGCCGGCAGGGCGGCAACCTCACCGGCTGGCTGGAATACTGCGCCACCGGGTTGCGACTCGTGCTGGAACGGGTCTGGTTGCGCATCCAGCGGCTGGCCGCCGACCAGAGCACGGAGAAAGTGGTGCTGCGGCCAAAACAGGAGCAGTTGCTGGCGCTCCTGCGCGACCGCCAGGCGATGAGCCCGCGCGAGATACGCGAGGCGCTCGGCGTCTCGAAACAGGGTGCCCTGGACCTTCTGAAACCGCTTGTTGCGGCCGGGCTGGTAAAGCGCTCCGGTACGCGGAGATCGGGTAAGTATCTGTTGAGGTGA
- a CDS encoding four helix bundle protein: MTEQEFKDRTRKLGLEAIRLVDELPRSRCADVIGRQLLRCATSVGANYRAACRARSRADMLAKLAIVEEEADEVIYWLDLLVAARLASEPDTENLMAEADNILAMTVASIKTLRRSRA; encoded by the coding sequence GTGACTGAGCAGGAGTTCAAGGATAGGACCAGAAAACTCGGGTTGGAGGCCATCCGGCTGGTTGATGAGCTGCCGCGGAGCCGTTGCGCAGACGTCATCGGCCGGCAACTATTGCGGTGCGCCACGTCGGTCGGCGCGAATTACCGCGCGGCCTGCCGGGCCCGGTCACGGGCCGATATGCTTGCCAAACTGGCAATCGTTGAGGAGGAAGCCGATGAGGTCATCTATTGGCTGGACCTGCTCGTCGCCGCTCGCCTTGCATCCGAGCCGGATACGGAAAACCTGATGGCTGAAGCCGACAACATCTTGGCGATGACGGTAGCATCCATCAAGACTTTGAGACGCTCCCGCGCCTAA
- a CDS encoding restriction endonuclease subunit S codes for MKLGEVCEFLDGRRVPVNEPDRMRRIAGKKQAELYPYYGANGQVGWIDGYLFDEPLILLAEDGGFFGSADRPIAYAVAGKYWVNNHAHVLRPRPDSIDFAYCLLAIRIRPDVGDMVAGATRAKLNQKVAAEIVLPLPPLSEQRRIAGMLNERMAEAEKHRLALEAQLETINKLPAALLRKAFRGDI; via the coding sequence GTGAAGCTGGGAGAGGTGTGCGAGTTCTTAGACGGCCGGAGAGTGCCCGTCAATGAACCCGACAGAATGCGGCGCATCGCGGGAAAGAAACAGGCAGAGCTATACCCCTACTATGGTGCCAATGGCCAAGTGGGTTGGATAGACGGATACCTTTTCGATGAACCGCTGATATTGCTCGCCGAGGACGGCGGGTTCTTTGGATCCGCTGACAGACCTATCGCCTATGCTGTGGCTGGCAAGTACTGGGTCAACAACCACGCTCACGTGCTCAGACCAAGACCTGATAGCATTGACTTTGCCTACTGCTTGCTGGCCATCCGAATCCGGCCCGATGTGGGCGATATGGTCGCCGGTGCGACGAGGGCCAAGCTGAACCAGAAGGTCGCGGCTGAGATTGTCCTTCCCCTTCCTCCCCTTTCCGAGCAGAGGCGGATTGCGGGGATGCTGAATGAACGTATGGCCGAGGCCGAGAAGCACCGACTGGCCCTTGAGGCCCAGTTGGAAACAATCAACAAACTGCCGGCCGCGCTGTTGCGGAAGGCGTTTAGAGGAGACATCTGA
- a CDS encoding DUF5655 domain-containing protein, producing the protein MSEIKLFRLSGNKATELPGKATPLEKSLQDVVEKNLETMLGVRFLDSEYSTGKSHAGRIDTLGIDENNCPVIIEYKKATNENVINQGLFYLDWLLDHKAEFQLLVQKKLGQKAANAIDWTGPRLLCIAADFTKYDEHAVKQMGRNVELVRYRRFGDELLALDLVYRATGEEPASVRRRSRVSAGGTDKTVATWLREMSPQMRDLYDSLRAFILALGDDVTEKQLKLYVAFRRIKNFACVEFSRKALTLYLKLDPKSVKLETGFTRDVSQIGHWGTGDLEVVVTDQTSLQKAQTLLQRSYEEA; encoded by the coding sequence ATGAGCGAAATCAAACTCTTCCGCCTGAGCGGCAACAAGGCGACCGAACTGCCGGGCAAGGCAACGCCGCTTGAGAAATCACTTCAGGACGTCGTCGAAAAGAACCTGGAGACGATGCTCGGGGTTCGCTTCCTTGACTCGGAATACTCTACCGGCAAGAGCCACGCCGGCCGCATTGACACGCTCGGCATAGACGAGAACAACTGCCCGGTCATCATCGAATACAAGAAGGCGACGAACGAGAATGTCATCAACCAGGGCCTTTTCTACCTGGACTGGCTTCTCGACCACAAGGCCGAGTTCCAGTTGCTGGTACAGAAGAAACTGGGGCAGAAGGCGGCCAATGCAATAGACTGGACCGGCCCGCGCCTGCTCTGCATCGCTGCCGACTTTACCAAGTACGACGAACACGCGGTCAAGCAGATGGGCCGCAACGTGGAACTGGTGCGCTACCGAAGGTTCGGCGACGAGCTCTTGGCACTCGACCTTGTCTACAGAGCGACAGGCGAAGAGCCGGCGTCTGTCCGCCGCCGCAGCCGCGTTTCAGCCGGCGGGACAGACAAGACCGTTGCCACTTGGCTAAGGGAAATGAGTCCTCAGATGCGCGACCTTTACGACTCTCTGCGCGCGTTCATACTTGCCCTGGGCGACGACGTGACCGAGAAGCAACTCAAGCTCTACGTGGCCTTCCGCCGCATCAAGAACTTCGCCTGCGTGGAATTCAGCCGCAAGGCGCTTACCCTGTATCTCAAGCTCGACCCCAAGTCGGTGAAGCTGGAGACTGGGTTCACCCGCGACGTCAGCCAGATTGGTCATTGGGGCACGGGCGACTTGGAAGTAGTGGTTACCGACCAGACAAGCCTGCAGAAGGCACAGACCTTGCTGCAGCGCAGCTACGAGGAGGCATAG
- a CDS encoding four helix bundle protein: MKETVQKFEELKVYQQARELTNQVYALTRQPAFTRDRSLVDQIRRAAVSIMSNIAEGHERGSTQELVQFLYVAKGSCGEVRAQLGIARDQGYISAKDCDSASAQCRRLSAMLYRFIQYLQGSGMPGQKQHARQQQAVAAAEERSRILDELAEQRKRKANDQ, from the coding sequence ATGAAAGAAACGGTACAGAAGTTCGAGGAACTGAAGGTCTACCAGCAGGCGCGAGAACTGACCAACCAGGTCTATGCTCTCACGCGGCAACCGGCATTCACCAGGGACCGCAGCCTTGTTGACCAGATTCGCCGGGCCGCGGTCTCCATCATGTCCAACATCGCGGAAGGGCACGAACGCGGTTCGACGCAGGAACTCGTGCAGTTTCTCTACGTCGCCAAAGGCTCCTGCGGCGAAGTCCGGGCCCAGCTTGGCATTGCGCGTGACCAGGGCTATATCAGCGCCAAAGACTGCGATTCGGCGAGTGCGCAATGCCGCCGGCTCAGCGCGATGCTATACAGATTCATCCAATACCTTCAGGGCTCCGGAATGCCGGGCCAGAAACAACACGCAAGACAACAACAGGCGGTGGCAGCCGCGGAAGAAAGGAGTCGGATTCTAGACGAACTGGCCGAACAACGCAAACGCAAAGCCAATGACCAATAG
- a CDS encoding type I restriction-modification enzyme R subunit C-terminal domain-containing protein, whose translation MAAKLVAEAPTLEAFRDRLVEPARRRALIDALVSAGYSPSLVQRVEEMDDYDLYDVLAELGYGLAPRTRAERAEAFSYKHAEWLASLPENAAATLKALAAQFALAGTEGLENPEVFQTPKVKRAGGVKALAELGKPAKILKETKVRLFAA comes from the coding sequence ATGGCCGCCAAACTCGTGGCCGAAGCGCCGACGCTCGAGGCGTTCCGCGACCGCTTGGTAGAACCTGCCCGCCGCCGCGCACTCATCGATGCCCTCGTTAGCGCCGGCTACTCACCCTCGCTGGTGCAGCGCGTGGAAGAAATGGACGACTATGACCTGTACGACGTCCTGGCCGAACTCGGCTACGGCCTTGCTCCGCGCACGCGCGCAGAGCGGGCTGAGGCATTCTCCTATAAACATGCAGAGTGGCTTGCCAGCCTGCCCGAAAACGCGGCCGCTACCCTCAAAGCCCTTGCTGCCCAGTTTGCCCTTGCGGGCACCGAAGGACTGGAAAACCCGGAAGTATTCCAGACCCCGAAGGTCAAACGTGCCGGCGGAGTGAAAGCGCTAGCCGAACTGGGCAAGCCGGCCAAAATACTCAAAGAAACCAAGGTCAGACTGTTTGCGGCGTAG
- a CDS encoding DEAD/DEAH box helicase family protein, whose translation MGIAREDDDASFLTEFYPENHFSHIVIDECHRSAWGKWSQVLTRNPDAVHIGLTATPRSLKITEKTREAQADAKITADNLAYFGEPVYEYDMAQAIEDGYLAACLIQKGRVNLDDTGITIDDILAREPVDADTGQPVSSDRLRQLYEKTDYENRILLPDRVSAMCADLFAYLCETGGPEQKTIIFCTRDRHADDVAAEMNNLYARWCKEHGHPRAEPYAFKCTASASGNDQLPDFRGASRHHFIATTVDLLTTGVDVPCVRNIAFFKYVKSPIAFYQMVGRGTRIDPPSGKLAFTVYDYTNATRLFGEEFLSRPTRSSEKREPSPPPEPPIRVEGFEVRVTPAGKYILTEVDGRAIPVTVEE comes from the coding sequence CTGGGTATTGCCCGCGAAGACGACGACGCCAGCTTCCTCACCGAGTTCTATCCGGAGAATCACTTCAGCCACATTGTGATTGACGAATGCCATCGCTCAGCCTGGGGCAAATGGTCTCAGGTACTTACCCGTAACCCGGATGCGGTACACATCGGACTCACCGCTACGCCCCGTTCGCTCAAGATTACCGAGAAGACCCGCGAGGCGCAGGCAGACGCGAAGATTACCGCTGACAACCTTGCGTACTTCGGCGAGCCGGTGTACGAATACGACATGGCCCAGGCGATAGAAGACGGATACCTTGCCGCCTGCCTGATACAGAAAGGCCGGGTCAACCTGGACGACACCGGTATCACCATTGACGACATTTTGGCCCGCGAACCGGTTGATGCGGACACCGGCCAGCCGGTTTCTTCCGACCGGTTGAGGCAGCTCTACGAAAAAACCGACTACGAAAACCGCATTCTGCTGCCCGACCGGGTGTCTGCCATGTGCGCCGACCTCTTTGCCTATCTGTGCGAAACCGGCGGCCCGGAACAGAAAACAATCATCTTCTGCACCCGCGACCGACATGCGGACGATGTGGCTGCGGAAATGAACAACCTGTACGCCCGCTGGTGCAAAGAGCACGGCCACCCCCGGGCAGAACCCTACGCTTTCAAATGCACCGCCTCTGCTTCGGGTAACGACCAGCTTCCTGACTTCCGCGGTGCCTCGCGCCACCACTTCATCGCCACCACCGTTGACCTGTTGACCACCGGCGTGGACGTGCCCTGTGTGCGCAACATCGCCTTCTTTAAGTATGTCAAATCGCCTATCGCTTTCTACCAGATGGTAGGCCGGGGCACGCGCATTGACCCGCCTTCGGGCAAACTAGCATTCACGGTCTACGACTACACCAACGCTACTCGGCTATTCGGCGAAGAGTTCCTGTCCCGACCGACTAGATCAAGCGAAAAGCGCGAGCCTTCGCCTCCGCCTGAACCGCCCATCCGCGTAGAAGGATTCGAGGTCCGCGTCACCCCGGCCGGCAAATACATTCTGACCGAAGTGGATGGCAGGGCAATACCCGTCACAGTAGAAGAATAG
- a CDS encoding DUF488 domain-containing protein codes for MACPVFPLLTAGYEGRTTDEFIAVLKQEKVAVVADVRQLPLSRRRGFSKSALATFLPLNGIQYVSLRELGTPVAVRKQYRMTGSFEELARQYLAYVATVDDSVESLYQMAVAKPCCLLCYERDPKQCHRSLLALVLAGRNGHQFVVRHL; via the coding sequence GTGGCGTGCCCCGTGTTTCCGCTGTTGACAGCCGGTTATGAAGGGCGGACGACCGATGAGTTCATTGCTGTGCTGAAGCAGGAAAAGGTGGCCGTCGTGGCGGACGTTCGTCAATTGCCGCTGAGCCGCAGGCGGGGCTTTTCCAAGTCGGCTCTGGCAACCTTCCTTCCTTTGAATGGTATCCAATACGTGAGCCTGCGCGAGTTGGGAACACCTGTAGCTGTGCGTAAGCAGTACAGGATGACTGGCAGCTTCGAGGAACTTGCCCGTCAGTATCTTGCCTACGTCGCCACGGTGGATGACTCTGTGGAATCTCTCTACCAGATGGCTGTGGCCAAGCCGTGTTGTCTCCTGTGCTACGAGCGCGACCCGAAGCAGTGTCACAGGTCGCTGTTGGCTCTGGTCTTGGCGGGACGCAACGGCCATCAGTTCGTGGTCCGGCACTTGTAG